In Mastomys coucha isolate ucsf_1 unplaced genomic scaffold, UCSF_Mcou_1 pScaffold20, whole genome shotgun sequence, one DNA window encodes the following:
- the LOC116099554 gene encoding C-type lectin domain family 4 member A-like isoform X1: MFSENIYVNTNFKNKFDSSDINTDFRPAPQKKNTSQKSCHKFSKVLFTSLIIYFLLLMILFSSVLITLFTKYSQLLEERRIIKELNYTELECTKWDSLLEVPSFPKDKVWSCCPKDWKPFGSHCYFTSTDLVASWNESKENCSHVGAHLVVIHSQEEQDFITGILDTHAAYFIGLSDPGHQQWQWIDQTPYNDNATFWHNGEPSTDNEQCVTINHRSGTGWGWSAIPCSDKQNSVCHVKKIYL, from the exons ATGTTTTCAGAAAACATTTATGTTAACacaaacttcaaaaataaatttgactcctcagacatcaacacagacttTCGGCCAG CTCCCCAAAAGAAGAACACATCTCAGAAAAGTTGTCACAAATTCTCTAAGGTCCTCTTTACCTCACTCATCATCTATTTCCTGCTGTTGATGATCTTATTCTCCAGTGTTCTGATCA CTTTGTTTACAAAATATTCTCAGCTTCTTGAAGAAAGAAGAATTATAAAAGAACTGAACTATACTGAACTGGAGTGTACAAAATGGGACTCACTCTTGGAAG TTCCTTCTTTCCCCAAAGACAAAGTCTGGAGCTGTTGCCCAAAGGACTGGAAGCCATTTGGTTCCCACTGCTACTTCACTTCAACTGACTTGGTGGCATCTTGGAATGAGAGTAAGGAGAACTGCTCCCACGTCGGTGCTCATCTGGTGGTGATCCACAGCCAGGAAGAACAG gATTTCATCACTGGGATCCTGGATACTCATGCTGCTTATTTTATAGGGCTTTCGGATCCAGGTCATCAACAATGGCAATGGATTGATCAGACACCATACAATGATAATGCCAC aTTCTGGCACAATGGTGAGCCAAGCACTGACAACGAACAATGTGTTACAATAAATCATCGTTCGGGTACTGGATGGGGCTGGAGTGCTATCCCTTGCAGTGATAAACAGAATTCAGTTTGTcatgtgaaaaaaatatatttatga
- the LOC116099554 gene encoding C-type lectin domain family 4 member A-like isoform X2, whose translation MFSENIYVNTNFKNKFDSSDINTDFRPAPQKKNTSQKSCHKFSKVLFTSLIIYFLLLMILFSSVLITLFTKYSQLLEERRIIKELNYTELECTKWDSLLEDKVWSCCPKDWKPFGSHCYFTSTDLVASWNESKENCSHVGAHLVVIHSQEEQDFITGILDTHAAYFIGLSDPGHQQWQWIDQTPYNDNATFWHNGEPSTDNEQCVTINHRSGTGWGWSAIPCSDKQNSVCHVKKIYL comes from the exons ATGTTTTCAGAAAACATTTATGTTAACacaaacttcaaaaataaatttgactcctcagacatcaacacagacttTCGGCCAG CTCCCCAAAAGAAGAACACATCTCAGAAAAGTTGTCACAAATTCTCTAAGGTCCTCTTTACCTCACTCATCATCTATTTCCTGCTGTTGATGATCTTATTCTCCAGTGTTCTGATCA CTTTGTTTACAAAATATTCTCAGCTTCTTGAAGAAAGAAGAATTATAAAAGAACTGAACTATACTGAACTGGAGTGTACAAAATGGGACTCACTCTTGGAAG ACAAAGTCTGGAGCTGTTGCCCAAAGGACTGGAAGCCATTTGGTTCCCACTGCTACTTCACTTCAACTGACTTGGTGGCATCTTGGAATGAGAGTAAGGAGAACTGCTCCCACGTCGGTGCTCATCTGGTGGTGATCCACAGCCAGGAAGAACAG gATTTCATCACTGGGATCCTGGATACTCATGCTGCTTATTTTATAGGGCTTTCGGATCCAGGTCATCAACAATGGCAATGGATTGATCAGACACCATACAATGATAATGCCAC aTTCTGGCACAATGGTGAGCCAAGCACTGACAACGAACAATGTGTTACAATAAATCATCGTTCGGGTACTGGATGGGGCTGGAGTGCTATCCCTTGCAGTGATAAACAGAATTCAGTTTGTcatgtgaaaaaaatatatttatga